The stretch of DNA CTGCCTGGGAGTATAAAAAGTCCCATTACTTCGATTAGGCCTATGTTTTCCTTTTTGATGTGATGGAGTTCTTCATGGGGGTGGAATATGCCCATTGGGTGATCTTCATTGGCTCTGTTATTTCTAAATACCAGATCAAGCTCAAATAAGCCATCTTTATTTATTCTAGCTATGGGTGTGATGGTATTGTGTGGTATGGTATTGCCAGCTTTATCTTTGGTATATGCGAGGATCTCTGCATCTTTATCGCTATACTCCCGCCATTTTGCGAGTATATCTCCTGCTAGTTCTATAAGGGGTTCCTTTTGTATGCAGCTAATACGCAATACCGACATAGGCCACTTTACTACGCCTATATTTACATTTGGATACCCATCACACTTTAGTGTGTATTCTACAGGTGCCTTTTCCATGGGAAATATATGATTTCCACCTTGAAAATGATCATGGTTTAATATAGAGCCCCCTACTACTGGTAGATCTGCGTTTGACCCGATAAAATAGTGGGGGAAATATTCTAGAAAATCAAAAAGTCTGGCGAATGTACCTTTGCTTATCTTCATGGGTACATGCTTTTCATAGAAGACTATGCAGTGCTGATTATAGTATACATAGGGTGAATATTGAAAATACCAGTTTTCATCCTCTAGCCTTAGGGGTAATGTCCTTAGGGTCTGTCTGGCAGGATGGTTTACCCTCCCGGCATAGCCTACATTTTGAGGGCATAACAGGCACTTTGGATATCCTACCTGAGGTGCCGATTTTAATGCTGCAATCTCCTTTGGATCCTTTTCAGGTTTGGTGAGATTTATGGTGATTTCAAGCTCGCCATAATCACTTTCATATTCCCATTTGATATTCTTTGCAATCCTATCTACCCTTATATAATCGGATTTTTGACATAGATTATAGAAATCATCGGTAGCTGCTTTGATACCTTTTTCCTTTTTTACATTTCGAAACTTTTCAAATACCTGTGATGGTTTAGGTGTTATAATGCCCATTATCCGAGTATCAAAAAGATCCCTATATGTATTCGTGTTTTCTGGTATAAGTTTTTTTTCATAGGCATAGTCAAGTAGCTGTGTAAGTATCGGTGTGGCTGTTTGAGGTACTTCTATGCTGTTTAAATCTATTTCTCCTTCATATGGTTGTTCTAAGCATAACAGATCAAGCAATTGATTACGGGTATATACAACATCCCATTCCTGTATCATATGGTTTTGGAGGGCAAATGCTAATAAATGCTCTACTGAAAGGGCAGCTTTATTTTGTATATCATTCATTTATGTAACACTCCTTCTATTAACCTTATCAAAATTACAGATAATATGACCTTTATATACAATCTAATTATATAGTTTAAACTATATATATGCAATGGATAAAGATATAGTTTGAATAAATATCCGTATAGGCTTATAATTTATATGGAATGTAAAGAAGCTTAAGAAAGGAGAATGGTCTATGGCAATATTGGTAACAGGTGGAGCAGGGTATATAGGCAGCCATACAGTTAAGGAATTAAAGGATCGTGGAAGAGAAGTTGTGGTATATGATAATTTAAGTAGGGGACATAGGGATGCCGTGGGGGAGGTTCCACTCATAGTGGCGGATCTTATGGATTCAAAAGTGCTTGCAAAGACAATTGAAGATTATAATATAGACTCAGTTGTGCATTTTGCCGCTGAAAGTCAGGTAGGAGAGTCCATGCAAAACCCGCAAAAATATTATCTCAATAATGTATCGGGTACGTTAAATCTTTTAAAGGTTATGCTGGATAAGGATGTAAAAAACATAGTGTTTTCATCCACTGCGGCAACATATGGAGAGCCTGAAGAGGTGCCAATAACTGAAAACTGTCCTAAAAATCCTACAAATGTATATGGTAGAACAAAACTTATGATAGAGCATATATTATCCGATTATGACAGGGCATATGGTTTGAAATATGTAGCCCTTAGATATTTTAATGCAGCTGGGGCACATATAAGCGGGGAGATAGGGGAGGATCATGCACCTGAGACACATCTTATTCCCATAATAATGGAGGTACTACTTGGTAAAAGGGATAAGCTTAGCATATTTGGCACAGATTATGCTACGGAAGATGGCACATGCATAAGGGATTATATACATGTTACCGATTTGGCACAGGCCCATATACTGGCTTTGGACTGGCTAAAGTCAGGTAATCCTTCAAGGGCATATAACCTTGGAAATGGAAATGGTTTTTCCGTAAAACAGGTAGTGGATACGGTTGAGCGTGTTACAGGGCGGGAGATACCTGTAGAGTATGCCAAAAGGCGAGCAGGGGATCCGGCAGTGCTTATAGCCAGTTCTCAAAAGGTGCGTGATGAACTTAAATGGCAGCCCCAATTTGATGATCTAGATACTATAATATCTACAGCATGGAAGTGGCATTCTAATCATCCAAATGGCTATGAAGGGAGGTAGTGTAGATGCCATCATTTGTTGAAAATATAAACAGGTTAAATGATGAAAAGACCAGAAAACTATTTAAAACCCTTTATGGGGATTGTGCAAATGTAATAGATGCGCAAATCGATCGTTATAAAGGGGATGTTAAAAGATATGGCGAGCTTTTTTCACAGGATGATGATATAGAAATTTTCAGCACACCCGGGCGTACTGAAATAGGAGGAAATCATACAGATCATAATCATGGCAAGGTATTGGCGGCGGGAGTAGATTTAGATTCTGTAGGCATAGCTGCAAAGACCGATGATAATATTATAAAGGTTTATTCAAAGGGTTATGATACTCCATTTGTAGTTGATATATCAGATTTAGATGTGGTAGAAGAAGAAAAGGGGACAACCAATGCCCTAATAAGGGGTGTAGCTGCTGGGATAAAAGAGAGAGGCTATACTATCGGTGGATTTAATGCATATATGGATAGTAGAGTATTACCAGGATCTGGCCTTAGTTCATCTGCATCCATTGAAGTGTTGCTAGGCACTATGATGGGATATCTATATAATGATGGAACTATAGACGCTAAGGAACTTGCCATGATTGGACAATATGCCGAGAACAAACATTTTGGTAAGCCCTGTGGACTTATGGATCAGATGGCCTGTGCAGTAGGGGGATTTGTGAATATAGATTTTAAGGAAGCAAACCGTCCTATTGTAAATAAGATAGATTTTGATTTTGCATCTAGAGGATATAGTCTATTGGTAGTTGATACAGGGGGAAATCATTCGGATCTTACCGCTGATTATGCAGCTGTTCCCGAGGAGATGAAGGCAGTTGCTAGAGCATTAGGTGGGGATGTATGCCGTGAATTTTCCATGGACCAGTTAATTGGAAATATAAAGAGATTGCGTACTGAAGTGGGAGATAGGGCTATACTTAGGGCAATGCACTTTTTCTCCGAGAACGAAAGGGTGGATAGACAGGTCGAAGCCCTAGAACAAGGTGATTTTGATCGGTTTTTAGATCTGATTTTACAGTCGGGAAGCAGTTCATGGAGATGGCTACAGAACTGTTATGCAACTCATAATCCTGAAGAACAGGGGATTACATTGGCACTGGCATTGACTGAACAGTTTGTCATGGAGCATGGATACAAGGCTGCATACAGGGTGCATGGAGGAGGTTTCGCAGGTACTATGCAAGCGTTCCTGCCAAATGAGGGCATAAAAGCATACATATCACTTATGGAACAGATATTTGGAGAGGATTGTGTCACTGTTTTAGGTATTAGGCCACATGGAACACTAAAAATTTAAGAAATATGATCATAAAATAAGGAAAAGTATAGAATATATATATATTTGTAGGGGATAGGCTATTTTAAGGTCTATCCCCATTTAAAGGGTTTTTATTGACTTTGACTTACTTTGACCTTCGTCCTATAATGAATATGTAAAAGGAAATAAGGAATATAAAGAAAGGAGAGATTATAATGAGAGACAGAGATATGATGCCTATCAGAAGGAGAAGGGGAGGGATTGCTCCATATGATCTATTCAATGATTTTATGAATATGAACTGGATGGACGAATTTTTTAACGATGATTTTTTTCCAAGCTTTTCTAATAGCGTTAGGACGGATATAAAGGAAAACGATAAGGAATATGTAATGGAAGCAGAATTACCGGGTTTTGACAAGAAGGATATAGAGATAGAATTAGTAGATGACAGGCTTGTTATAAAAGCAAAACATGACGATGATTCAATAGATGAAGGAGAAAATTACTTAAGGCGGGAGAGGGTATTTGGCGAATTTTGCAGGAGCTTTTCGTTAAGGGACATAAAAAATGAAGAAGTGACGGCAGAGTATACAAATGGTATATTGAAAGTAGTGCTCCCCAAAACAGATGAATCTAAGAGTAGAAGTAGAAAGATCGATATTCAATAAAAATTTTCTAACATAAATCTGTTTGTATGGGGAATAACTAAGGTTATAATACAAAAAAGGAAGGGAAAATATATGAGAGATCGAGATATGCTTCCTATAAGAAGGCGAAGAAGTGGTGCTTCCCCATACGATCTATTCAAGGATTTTGTCAATATGGATTGGGTAGATGATATGGTTGGTAGTTTTGGCAGCAGTATAAGAACAGATGTACGCGAAACGGAGAATGAATATATAGTAGATGCTGAAATGCCTGGATTCAACAAAGAAGATATAGAAGTAGAGATTTTCGATGAAAGGCTGACAGTTAGGGCTAAAAGGCATGAAGATAGGGATGAAGAAGGACAAAGTTATCTAAGGCGTGAGAGACGTTATGGAGAAGTGGCTAGGAGTTTTTCATTGCAAGGAATAAAAAACGATGGAGTAACAGCTCAATATGACAATGGGATATTGAGAATTGTACTCCCGAAAACTGAGGAAGCTAAGAGAAAAGGTACAAAAATTGATATTCAATAGCAATTTAGCTCCAATTAAAAAAAGGCTGGGATCTTGTAAAAGTCCCAGCCTTTTAGAATTCATCCATGTATTTGTGAATTTTATTTATGTAATTTTGTGTTTCCTTTGGCAATTTAGAAAATTGGGTAGGATCATTAAGATCAGTTATGCCAAGATTTTTTAGCCTGTTAGGTCCACAGTTGTACGCTGCTAAAGCCATATCCATATCTCCATTGTATCTTTGGAGTTGATATGAAATATATCTAATACCTCCATCTATATTTTGCATGGGATCAAAGGGATCTGTAACCCCTAAACCCTTTGCTGTAGCCGGCATAAGCTGCATAATTCCCATTGCTCCCGCCTTTGAGACAACGTTAGGATTAAAATTCGACTCTGCTTTGGCCACCGACTTTGCAAGGGTAGGGTCTATTCCATATTTGTTTGCAGATTGTTCTACAAGTGATATATAATAATTTTTTTCTAGCCCGGTTTTCATAATGTTGTTTGTTATGTTTGATAAACCAACGGCTCCCATCAGCCCGGTAAGCAAGTTACTGTCGCTTCCCAAACCATATGGATTGGATGATTCAGATTCGGATGAAAGTTGCATATTACCAAGCATATTGGACATGGTATATGCAGTAAGGGCATCTTTTAGCATATTATTAAAGGATGGATTTGTAGCAGTAGTGTTGAAATTAGTTTTATTAGAAGATGTTTCAATATCTTTTGTCCCTTCCATATCATCTGTCCTATCATTTTTTAAATAATCTTTTTCCGACCTATTAGACGTATGTAGTATATTTACACTGTTTGGAAGTCTGCTCTGTACTTCCAAAACTTTTTGTCTCATAATATCCGAAACCGATGCTATACCTGTCACAATCTCACCCCTAAATAGTTATCATTTTGATATATAAGATAAGTATATATTTTTTGATATGGAATAACAAGGGGACATTTTTACTAACTTTAATTTGCAACTTATATAATCCAAATAAAAAATGATAGAAATCTTGCAAAGATGATGCTTTAGATGTTAAAATAAAAACAATTGTTTAACTTAAAATAGCAAAGGGATATTTAATTAGATGTGGAGGAGAAAAATATGAGTGAGATTTCTATTTCAGCGAAGGACTTAACAAAAAAGTTCGGTGATTTTACTGCAGTGGATCATGTAAATCTGGAGGTAAAAAGAGGAGAAATTTATGGATTCCTTGGGCCAAACGGTGCAGGCAAGACTACAACTATAAAAATGTTAACTGGCACCCTAACCCCTACTGATGGGGATATATCTATTTTAGACATGGATATGTCAAAAGATGATATTAAAATCAAGAAAATGATGGGGGTAGTACCGGATGAACCCAAGATGTATGAAGGACTTCGTGGTAAGGAATTCTTGGACTTTATAATAGGTGTATACAAGCTAGATAAGGGAGAAGTGTTGCCTAGGATACAAGAACTATCGAGCGCATTTGGAATAAATTTTTTAGAGGATTATATAGGTGATTACTC from Xylanivirga thermophila encodes:
- a CDS encoding UDP-glucose--hexose-1-phosphate uridylyltransferase, whose amino-acid sequence is MNDIQNKAALSVEHLLAFALQNHMIQEWDVVYTRNQLLDLLCLEQPYEGEIDLNSIEVPQTATPILTQLLDYAYEKKLIPENTNTYRDLFDTRIMGIITPKPSQVFEKFRNVKKEKGIKAATDDFYNLCQKSDYIRVDRIAKNIKWEYESDYGELEITINLTKPEKDPKEIAALKSAPQVGYPKCLLCPQNVGYAGRVNHPARQTLRTLPLRLEDENWYFQYSPYVYYNQHCIVFYEKHVPMKISKGTFARLFDFLEYFPHYFIGSNADLPVVGGSILNHDHFQGGNHIFPMEKAPVEYTLKCDGYPNVNIGVVKWPMSVLRISCIQKEPLIELAGDILAKWREYSDKDAEILAYTKDKAGNTIPHNTITPIARINKDGLFELDLVFRNNRANEDHPMGIFHPHEELHHIKKENIGLIEVMGLFILPGRLQNELSDIADILNGKSSAEKQFITSKDSPLYKHSKWIQALIDKYGTALSENEALEVLHDEVGEKCLRVLHHAGVFKTDRKGRNAFNRFLHEVNIVE
- the galE gene encoding UDP-glucose 4-epimerase GalE, encoding MAILVTGGAGYIGSHTVKELKDRGREVVVYDNLSRGHRDAVGEVPLIVADLMDSKVLAKTIEDYNIDSVVHFAAESQVGESMQNPQKYYLNNVSGTLNLLKVMLDKDVKNIVFSSTAATYGEPEEVPITENCPKNPTNVYGRTKLMIEHILSDYDRAYGLKYVALRYFNAAGAHISGEIGEDHAPETHLIPIIMEVLLGKRDKLSIFGTDYATEDGTCIRDYIHVTDLAQAHILALDWLKSGNPSRAYNLGNGNGFSVKQVVDTVERVTGREIPVEYAKRRAGDPAVLIASSQKVRDELKWQPQFDDLDTIISTAWKWHSNHPNGYEGR
- a CDS encoding galactokinase — translated: MPSFVENINRLNDEKTRKLFKTLYGDCANVIDAQIDRYKGDVKRYGELFSQDDDIEIFSTPGRTEIGGNHTDHNHGKVLAAGVDLDSVGIAAKTDDNIIKVYSKGYDTPFVVDISDLDVVEEEKGTTNALIRGVAAGIKERGYTIGGFNAYMDSRVLPGSGLSSSASIEVLLGTMMGYLYNDGTIDAKELAMIGQYAENKHFGKPCGLMDQMACAVGGFVNIDFKEANRPIVNKIDFDFASRGYSLLVVDTGGNHSDLTADYAAVPEEMKAVARALGGDVCREFSMDQLIGNIKRLRTEVGDRAILRAMHFFSENERVDRQVEALEQGDFDRFLDLILQSGSSSWRWLQNCYATHNPEEQGITLALALTEQFVMEHGYKAAYRVHGGGFAGTMQAFLPNEGIKAYISLMEQIFGEDCVTVLGIRPHGTLKI
- a CDS encoding Hsp20/alpha crystallin family protein, encoding MRDRDMMPIRRRRGGIAPYDLFNDFMNMNWMDEFFNDDFFPSFSNSVRTDIKENDKEYVMEAELPGFDKKDIEIELVDDRLVIKAKHDDDSIDEGENYLRRERVFGEFCRSFSLRDIKNEEVTAEYTNGILKVVLPKTDESKSRSRKIDIQ
- a CDS encoding Hsp20/alpha crystallin family protein codes for the protein MRDRDMLPIRRRRSGASPYDLFKDFVNMDWVDDMVGSFGSSIRTDVRETENEYIVDAEMPGFNKEDIEVEIFDERLTVRAKRHEDRDEEGQSYLRRERRYGEVARSFSLQGIKNDGVTAQYDNGILRIVLPKTEEAKRKGTKIDIQ
- a CDS encoding lytic transglycosylase domain-containing protein, producing the protein MTGIASVSDIMRQKVLEVQSRLPNSVNILHTSNRSEKDYLKNDRTDDMEGTKDIETSSNKTNFNTTATNPSFNNMLKDALTAYTMSNMLGNMQLSSESESSNPYGLGSDSNLLTGLMGAVGLSNITNNIMKTGLEKNYYISLVEQSANKYGIDPTLAKSVAKAESNFNPNVVSKAGAMGIMQLMPATAKGLGVTDPFDPMQNIDGGIRYISYQLQRYNGDMDMALAAYNCGPNRLKNLGITDLNDPTQFSKLPKETQNYINKIHKYMDEF
- a CDS encoding ABC transporter ATP-binding protein, which codes for MSEISISAKDLTKKFGDFTAVDHVNLEVKRGEIYGFLGPNGAGKTTTIKMLTGTLTPTDGDISILDMDMSKDDIKIKKMMGVVPDEPKMYEGLRGKEFLDFIIGVYKLDKGEVLPRIQELSSAFGINFLEDYIGDYSHGMSQKLMLLSVLMRHPKVMFLDEPTVGLDARAARILKELLNKYAMEGSTIFLTTHVLEIAEKMCDRIGIINKGGLIAEGTLDEIRNLSREGYTSLEDLFLELTGNGDVEEVVEALK